The region TCTGCCTCAAAGAAATATAGCGGCCTCGCCCTATGATGAGATGATCGTTGATAGTTATATCGACCAAGCGTGCAGCTTGGATGAGGGATTTAGTTACCTCAAGGTCTTCTGAAGAAGGAGTGGGATCGCCACTAGGATGATTATGCACTAAGATTAAGCTGGCAGCTTGATGACGGATCACTGGATGAAAAATATCTCTAGGATGAATAGGGGCGTGAGAGAGAGTTCCTAAGGCTACAAGATGATGAGAGAGCACATAACCTTTTCTATCCTGCAAAATGACTACAATATGCTCAACTTTGGCATATTCTAATTCATCTTTAATGTAGTTATAAGCGTGCAAGGGTGTAACAATTCTAAAGCTTTGATCAATCGCCTGTCTTGAGGCTCGTAAACCTAAATTTAAGGCGGCTTTTAATTGTATAGCTTTAGCAAGTCCTAAGCCTTTGACTTGCTGGAGTTCTTCAATGGAGGCCTCAGCAAACTTTTGCAAAGTACCAAAACGCATGAGCAGCTCTTGCCCTATGCGCAAAACCGAGCAGCCTTTAGTCCCACTGCCTAAGACAATTGCTATCAATTCTGCCGAAGATATAGCTTCAGGGCCATGCTGCAAAAGCCTCTCTCGAGGCCTTTCTTCTATAGGCATTTGCTGAATGGTATATCCTTCTAGTGGCTTATTCATTGCTTACTAATTTTTTAACTTGATGATGATCATGGTATTATTATCTTCACTTTTACGTTGTATGACTTCTTTAACAAGCTTATTTGCAGGCTTTTCTTCATCTTGAAGTAAACAACTTATCCCTTGCCTCTATACGCCCGACCGTAGCTAAAACTAATACAACAGACTCTTTAAATGCGGATAGACCTATTCTTGAACTTCAGGACGCGAAAAAGATCTTTTTATATCTTGATCAAT is a window of Neochlamydia sp. AcF84 DNA encoding:
- the radC gene encoding DNA repair protein RadC: MNKPLEGYTIQQMPIEERPRERLLQHGPEAISSAELIAIVLGSGTKGCSVLRIGQELLMRFGTLQKFAEASIEELQQVKGLGLAKAIQLKAALNLGLRASRQAIDQSFRIVTPLHAYNYIKDELEYAKVEHIVVILQDRKGYVLSHHLVALGTLSHAPIHPRDIFHPVIRHQAASLILVHNHPSGDPTPSSEDLEVTKSLIQAARLVDITINDHLIIGRGRYISLRQNHKNLWDIR